The genomic DNA GTTTCGCCGGTCGTTCTCCCGCTACAACACGCTGAACGGCGCCTTCTTCGACACGCTTCGCGAAGCCGTGGAAGCGGGGGTCGTTGTGCGAGTGGCACTCGACCCCGACCTCGTGGGGCTGGCCGCGACATACCGTCAGCCCTACGAGTTCCAGTATTGGTTCGGCCCGCCGTTCACGGACGACCTGTCGTCCATCGAGGCGGGGCCTGTCCGTCATGGGAGCGACGAGCGGCACCACCTATTTAGCCAGGTGATCCACACCGACTTCCACTGGTACGAGCGGAACGGGGCCTTCACGCTCGAGGTGGAGGAGGTGAGGGATTGGCCTTCTGCTGCACTCGGGGACCGCTACGGGTGCCGCTACGTGCACTCGATCGTCGACGGGGAGACGGGGACCGTTGAGCATCTGGACGGCGCCGTGCGGGTGTACGACGAAACGCAGATGGTCGAACGGCTCGACCTGCACTTGAACCGGGCCACACGCCAGACCGACTACACGAAGCTGTGGAGGACGGACGACCCGCTGCCTCTCGCCATGTGGAAGCGGCTAGTCCACGACTACTACCGAGACAACTACCTGGTCGGTGAGTACCTGGCAGGGAGCGACGGGAGCGAGCGGGCTGCGCTCGTGGGTGTACCCACGGCCCCACCTGGCCCCACTAGTCAAGCCAATGACGGCGCTGGCGTCCTACCGGCCCTGAGGGAGGCGAGTACCGTGGAGCATTTGCGGGACCGACTCGCCTCGCCCACCCTGCGCTCTGGCAGCGGAGTCCGCGCGTGCCTGTCGTTCCACCCCCGATCGCAGGACCCGACCCCGGAGCGGTGGTTCCGCCCGTTCACGTTCCTCCCGAGTCCCGAGCCTTACGCCCCAGCCCCCCTGCTCGAGCTCGGAACGCTGGACCTCAAGAAGATTCTGGACCATAGCGGCGGGGAGGTCGTGCTCCCGCCGAGCACGCAATACGTGCACTACCGCGACGGCATCGTCAACCTGTGCCCGCTTGTACACGGGACCGAGGACGCCGGCCTCGTGGAGGAGACTCTCGCCGGCCTCCAAGCCTACGCGGCGTCGTGTTTGGGGTCCGGGCCGACGACTGCCCTCACGCTCACGGTCGCGTATCCGGTCGAGAACCGGGTGGTGCGGGTGTCGGCGGCCGGCTCTGCAGCCGACCTCGTTGCGTGGCTCGATGCGGTGCCGGCTCTGCCTCGCTCTCGGGCCGAAGCGGCCGAGTGGTCGGGTGAGGTGGCATCCCACTACGCTGGGCAGGGGCACGCCCCGCCGACCGTTCTCGACCTGCTGACGCCAAGCGGGTTGTTCCTCGAGCGCACACCAATCCCGGCAGCTCTTTCGCCGCGGCCGAGGTACGACGAGGAGGCCGAGAGATGGGCGGCTTCCTTCACCCGCCCCTCCGGCGTCTACGCAGACGCGGGGTGGAGCGTCCTCGCCGAGGCGCTGGAGACGGGGGCCCTCGGCGTCACCCTGGCATGGCTGATCGACGGGATCGAGTGCCATGGGTGCGGCGGCGACTATGGGACCTGCCCGTGTACAGTCCTGGACTCCGGGTTCGGCCGGGCCCTGACCCCTCGAGAGCTGTTCTCCCTTTCGTGGTCCGGGGACGTCTAGCCAGGTTCAGACCGGGCGCCCACCACATCCTCCGAGAATCGGATGTGGACGGGTTCGCACGGACAGACGATGGGAGCTTTCTCGCACCATGAGACCTACGCTTGCAACAGGCCGCGCTCCGCAAGGCTCGGGAGTTCGTGGTCCCTCAGGATGAGGTGGCGTGGACGGGGATGCCCATGACCTTGCCCGCCTCGACGTGCTGGCAGGTGATGACGATGCCTTGTCCCGGAGCAGGCCTACCCGAGTGTTGAGGAAGCGATGTCAGCACTGCGGGCGTTCCGACCCGAGTCGGCTGGCGAGAAGGGTCCGCTAATCGATGAGCCAGCGCTCGCCCGCCTCGAGTCGCTCGTCGCTGACCGGGTGATCTCGGAGTCCGCCGATCAGGCGCCGCACCTCGCCACGGGAGTGAATGCGGGGAGTCGGTACCGGACCTGGGCGCGGCACCGGTCGAAGGAGGAGGTCGCGGCCTACATCCGCCAGAGGCTGACCGCAGCACCCGGAGAGTCAGTTCCCCTGCTGCGCGCCCAGGTGCCGATGACGCAGGAGATGAACGAGACGGAGCCGTACCCCGCGAAGTACGACCGCGACGCATACGAGTCGGCCTCGGCGTACCTGGACCCGGCGGATCTGGCTGCGGCGCTTGGTGAGGTGTACGGCGACGAGGTGCTGAACGCGGGGTGGGTCAACATGGACTACGTGCGGCTGGGGCTCGATGGTCAGGAGATCGTCTCCGAAGACGAGGGGCTGGCGCGGCAGTTCATGGTCATGCACCGTGCGGTGACAGGTTCGGGAGTGACACGAGGGAGCTCAGGGTGACGAGAGCCCCCAGGGTTTAAGAACTGCGGCAACCTGTCGAACCCTAACCCACACCTATCTCACCTCTCCCCGATGCGTCTTCTCGCCCTGCTGTCCCTATTTGCTCTCCCCCTTTCCGGCTGCGCCGGACTTGCAGAAGCGCTCGACGAAGCCTTCCCGACGTACTCAGGCGGAGACGTGACCGCAGTGACGCTCCTCACGCTTCCTCCGTCGAAGCCGGACGGCTCGGCATGGGACCTGAGCGGTGGAGCGGACCCATTCGTCGTGATCCGAGCCGAGAACGGGGCCGTCCTCTACAACGGCTCGGTAGTGGCGAACGCGGTCCCGAGCCAGTACCCGCTGCCGTGGGCGGTCTCTGGCGTTCGGGTCGGAATGGAGGACGTGATGTGGATCGAGGTCTACGACGACGACGTGGCTGAGGACGATGTGGTGGCGCGCTACCGGGTCCGACTGGCGGACGTGAGCGGGCTGGTGAAGCCTGCGACGTTCCCGTTGATGGGGCCGGGCGGGCAGCCGATGGCCGAAGTCGACGTGAGGTGGATCGAGGCGGCAGGATAACGAGTGGTGATCGTAGGTAAACGCGGGGTCGCCCGAGGCCCTCTCCCCTGCCCGACTCTGCGCCCCCCTTGGGGCCGCTGCTGCAGTCGGTGTGGAGCGACCCCGGGTATGGTGGGTCAGTGGCCGGTAGCTTGCACCACTCCAAAAGCGCATGCCCACGGTCCTCTCCCAGCTCGACCCTCTCCTCAACGCCTGGCGGGCGCTGGCGGAGGACGATCCGACGATGCTGTCGATGGAGCCGGACCCCGACCGAGATGAGTTGTCTGTCGAGGTGCGGGAGCGAATCCAGGGGAAGGGAGCGGTGACCGAAGCGCTGGCCTGGTGGGCGGAACGCGAAGGGGACCTGGACGAGCGAGGGCGCGTGGTCCACCTCCAGGCGGTTCTTCACGCCCTCGACATCCACTTTGGAGGCCAGCCGCTCCAACCCGTAGACGGCGAGGGCGAGCGGATTCGGCTCGTCGGCCAGCGGTGGTGGGGGGCGGTCGCCTCGCGGCCCCGCCGCCCGTTCACGATTCAAGAGCCGTTCCCTCATCTCGCTCGCGGGGTGCTCCACCGCGAGGAGTGGGTCGAGGAGAGGGCGGTGACAGAGGCCTTCGGGTCCGCCCTGCTCGACGGGGCGTTGCGAGTGGGCCTCTGTGCACTTCCGGGCAGCGGGCCGACGGCGTTCGAGGCCACAGAGGTAGTCGACCTCGACACGCTTGGCTTCCGGGGGATGTCCGTGGACGATCCGTCCGGGGAGTGTGCTCCGCTGCGCGAGGCGGTCGCCTGGGCCGTCGAGCGGGGTGTCCACGTGCTGGCATTCCCCGAATTGGCCGTGGACGAGGCCGGCAGGACAGCGCTCCGGGACGCGATCGAGTCCACGCCCGGTTCGCTCTGCCTCGTGGTGGCCGGGAGCTTCCACGTGGCCTCAGAGCGCGACGCCGACGCCGTAGCGAACGGGTCCCCCGTGTGGGCCGTCGTCGAGGGGGTGGCGGTCCCGGTGTGCACCGTCGAGAAGACGGAGCCGATCACGACCGGACCGGCGGGGTTGGGCGGCGACATCCAGCAGCGGGCAGAAGCGGAGAGCTGCACAGCCGTCCGAGAGCACATCCAGCCAGGTGGGCGGGTCCGGGTGGTACCCACGCCTGTGGGGGCGTTCTCGGTCTTGATCTGCAAGGACGCGCTCGTACTGGGAGCAGATGGGCCTTTCGGCGACATCCGAACGAAGGCGTACCGGTCGGCCGACCACGTGGTGATCCCCTCGATGAATGGGAGCGCAGCGGCGTGGTTTTGGGGGCAGGCCGAGGAGTCCGGCCGCCACCACGAGACGGCGACTTACTACGTGAACGCGGCGTGGGTGGCGGATGATGGCGTCGATGTCGCGTTTTGGTCCCTCCCGTACCGGGTCGGCGGACTGACCACTGAGCCGGAGGACGCAGGCGGGCACGCCCGTTTCCCGTCTGGCCATGAGGGACGAGACGAAGCGGAGACCTCGCGAGTGAGCGCCCCTCCCGACAGCGGCCGGGTGCTGGTGGAGGTCCCCCTCCCTACGCTCGACTGGTTCAGCGGGGGCGCTCGGTAGGTCGAGAAGGGGGCTCTAGCGAGGCAATTTAAGTTTTACGCTGACTGTACGATGAAACATCCGTACCTTACGCTGCGTGTACGATAAAAACGGGTGGAGCCCATACGATACCTGTCCGCTGTTCGTATTGGCACCCTTGCCCCCTCAACTCATGGAAGCTCTCACCACCCCGCAGGCCCCCGCCCCTTCGCTCTCTGAGCGCGTTCTGGAGCTCCCCTCTGACCCTGCGGTCGTGGGAGCGACCGTCGGCGATATCCTTTCCGCGTTGCGGGAGGGGGACGTAGCAGACTCGACGGCCGACGCGCTGGTCCACGAGAGCACACGCCTGGCACTCAACTGGATGGGGGCCGGGGACCGGGAGTCCCTCAACGGGCTCCTGGATGCTCTGCGCACGGCGTTGTCGGGGGCTGGGCTCGGACCCGTGCTTCTGTCGGGGCTGTCGACGGACGCTCGGTTCGCCGTGAAAGTGCTCGAGCTAGGTCGTGTGATTGGGGTGTACCTCCGGTCGAACAACGCGGCTCGGGACGTGGGTGCGCTCTCGGGCGCACGCCGGAAGCGGTGGCGTGCCGTGATGGCATGGGCCTGCCGTCGGCGTGGCCCGTTCACCGCGTCGGACGTGCGGGAGGCGGGGTTCTACCCCGGCCGCCTAGCGTCGGCGAACGAGGCGCTGGAGGCGCTGGCCCGGCATGAAATGCTCGCTCGGGCGGAGAACGACGACGGCGTGACGTACGCACCAACCTTAGAGGGGCGGGCGGCGACTCGAGCGGTCGTAGGGTCGGACGACACCGCAGGGTGGGCCGACCTGACCCAAGCGCGGTCGGCGCTGGAAGCGGAGCGCCGTGCGCTAGAGGCGCGGCAAGAAGCGCTAAAGCACGAAAACGAGGCTCTCGAGCATCAAAAAAGGGCGGTTCGCGAGTGGGAGGCCGCGGTCGTCGAAGGGCGCGAGCGGCTCGAAGCGGATCGACGGGAGCTCGAATCCGAGCGGATGGGCAGGTTCGCTGGTGCGATGTGAGCCGGAGCCCCTGGTGGGGATCGTCAGAGCATCCGTCGCTGGAAAAGGCTGCGCCGCACGATGGCGGCGCACGCTGTACGAGTACCGATCTAGCGGACTGCGAACAGGCCGACCCGGCGGTCCTCCGGGGTAGCGACGGCGCGCTTCGCCGCGTCGGTGGCCGCCCGCTTCGTTGGGAAGGGACCGAGCACGTTGTCACGGTCGGCGAAGCGCTTCGAGACGGAGCCGTGCTTGATGCCGAACCGCTTTCCGCGTGGTGTGCCGGGGCCTCCGGTGACGGCCCACCAAGAGCGGTAGTCGCCAACGCGCTCGGGCGGCGGCGTCGGGAGCACGAGCGGGCCACCACTCAGAAGCCTGCGCGCGGCCTCGACGGCGCTCGCGAACGCGGCCTGGTCGCGGGCCAGACGGCGCGCGGTGCCCTCGGGGTCGCGACCAGCGTCCCGATCGGCGAGGTCCTTCGCCAGCCGGGCGGCGCCGGTCGTGAGCCGACCGACGGCGCGGCCGTAGTCGCTGGGTGGCTGCTCGCCCTCGGGTCCGCGCGTCGAGGCGCGCACGTCGCGGCCGTGGAGCCCCCACGACGCCAGGCGGCCGACGAGCCGGGCGACCAGTTCCAGCACGGCGGGGACGACGTGGGGCTCGGCCTCGCGCAAGGCGTCCCACAGTCCTTCCGAGCGGCGGAAGGTCCCTTCGACGTGGCGGCGGAGGTCGGCCTCGGTGTAGGGCTCGGGCTCGACCGGCGAGCGCCGGGACGGGTCGGCGGGCGTCTGGCGCTCGGCGCGCTCGACGAGAGTCCGGAGAAACGCGAGGTCGTACGGCTTGCCTGTCCTCTCGCCTCGGGCGACCGCGAGCCGGGCGACGCGGGCGCAGTCGGGCCGGACGGCGTCGAAGCGCGTGAGGAGCGGTCGGTACCGTTCAGGGAGATCGGCGAGGGGGACGTCTGGGGTAGAGCTCATGGAGCCGTGGGCCATGCTGGGTGGGTCGGTGGAGCCTGCGGGCAGGCGCCTCTCGGTGCTGCCCGCAGGCTCCGTCGGCCTCGGCTGAGCGGATCGAGGGGCGAGGGCCTGTGCAGTTCCCCTTTCCCCGACAGGGGCAGCCGCTGGCCGCCGTCGGCCTGCGGCTGGGGATCATGATGCCGGGGAGGCGGAGCCGGGCGGGTCCGAAGCGGACCCCGACGGGAGGCGTCGGGAGCGAGTGGACCGTTCTCGGTCCTGGCGAGCGGACAGAGCCGAGCGGAGGGGGACGCGGAGTGGCGCGCCGGGCGGAGCCGGTGTCTGTGCGACCGAGATGGACCCGGTCGATCTCGCGCCAGAGGCTCTCGCCTGCGGCGTCAGTGACGCGGCTACACGAACAAATCGGTCTGGCCGTGGGCCTCGCGGCGCTGGCGGTCAGCACGGCGACGCGCGAGCGCTCGGTGCCGGGCGATCCCGCCCGGCTCCTCGATGCCTCCCGGTCCCGTGGTCGGCACGCGCAGCGTGGCCGCGAGCTCGTCGGGGTAGAGGTCGCCCGTCGCGATCCGCCAGAAGTCGCTCGGGCCGACGTAGTGCTCGATGAGGGCGAGCGTCGCCGGGTCGAGGGAGGCGAGGAACAGGTCCCGCTTGGTGGTGGCGTGGAAGCCCGTAGGCAGCGGCTCGACGTGCCCCTCAGGCTGGACGCTGTGCGTCGGCCGCCCGGGTTGGCCGTCGAGTCGGACGAGACGGGACGGGAGCCCGGCGAGCACGGCCTTGCGCTGGCGGCGCGCTCGCCGCGCCTGCCCTACGGCGCGGCGTGCCTCAGGTGGGAGGAGCGCCTTGATCCACGTCCGGGCGAAGAACCCCCGGCTGGCGCGGGTCCGAGGGCTGTTGTTGACGTACCCGATGCGGCGCGGGTCGAGCTCCAGGTCGGGCTCGACGGCGCGGAAGCCCACCAGTTCTCCCATGCGGCTCCGTCCCCATCCATAGCCGCTCACGGCCGCGGTGAAGGTGGCGATGTACAGGCTCTCCGTCTCCCCTTCTCGGCCCGGACGGTGGCGGTAGACCGCGGCCACGAGCGGGTTGTCGGGGTCGCCCTCGGCCACGTTGGGGTGTGCGGACTCGGCCCGATGCCAGACGTCGAACCGCTCGGCCAGGACGAAGGCGACGGCCTCGATGACGAAGAGATGGTCGGCCGGGTCCGCGTAGCCGCACGCATCGGCGGCGGCGAGCGCGCGAGCGCGCAGCGCCGGGAGCGCGAGCGTGGCCACGAAGGCGCGGGCCTGCGCCGGGGTGTGCTCGTAGCGACGCGAGAACCTCCGGCAGGCGCGGGTGAGCGCGTAGACGAACCGGCTCCACGTGACTTTCTGGGTGTGCCTCCTCATAGCGGCTACCGGAGCTGGCGGTCGGTGTAGTCCTCGACCTCCTCGGTCGAGAGGACCCGCCACGACGGCGAGACGAGGTTGCCCGACGACGAGAGCCGGAACGTGGCCCGGATCGTGAGCGGTCGGTCGGTGCCCTCGACGGCGAAGCGGAAGAGGAAGGCCAGCCGGGTGGGCGACACACCGAGGTCGCGGCCGATGATCTCGGCGAGGTACTTCGCGTCTTCGGTGATGGGCGCGCGGTTGCCCTCGCCCTGGACCAGAACGACGCTGTACGACCGCTCGTCACTGTCGTGGCGGCTTGCGTTGCCGTAGATCGTGGCGGTGGCCGAGAGCGTGCCGCCGCCGTAGCTGCGCCACGTGAGAGGCTTGTCCTGCCACTCTTGGATGGTGGCACCCGTGAGGTTGTAGGGCTGGTCGCGCTGCGCGGCGGCGGTGGGCGCGGCCAGGAGCGAGACGAGCGTGAGAGCGAGGAGGATGGCGATACGGGTCATGGCAGTCGTGCGGTTCGATGTGCTGGAGGAGTGCCTGGAGGGGCGGGCGCATGGGTCAGTAGTCCGAGGGGAGAAGCACCGTCGTGGCGGAGCGGTCGGCCTCGGTGAGGACCCAGAGCTTGCCGCCCTTGGTCTCGTAGGCCGAGAGGACTCGGGTCCCGCCTTCGACCGAGCGGTCGTTGGCCTGGGCGTCGTGCTCGGAGACGTCGCCCCAGTCGCCACCCGCGTGGCGACCGACGAGGGCGATCACGTCGAGCCCGTGCGTGCGGACGAGGTCGAGCGCGCCGGGCGTAGCGACGACGTGACCGAGCGGGAAGCGGGCGGCGCGCGAGCGCGTGCTCGCGGGAGCGGGTGCAGCCATTGCAGTGGAGAGGCTGGTTCGGAGGGGTCCCCCGGCGTGGGGGCGTTCGTCCCTCGACGCCCCCGCGCCGGGAGAGCCCGGCGGCCTCGTCTCAGCCCCCTACACCAGCCCACGCTCGGCCAGGCTCGTGTAGGACGGCGCCCCGTCGTCGCTCAGGTCCGTCGTCCCCGTAGACGGGACGATGATGAGGTGATCGTGGACGGGTATGCCCATGACCTTGCCCGCCTCGACGAGCTGGCGCGTGACGGCCACGTCCTCCCGGCTGGGCTCCGGGTTGCCCGAGGGGTGGTTGTGCGCGAGGAGGATGGCCGCTGCGTTCGCCAGCACGGCGGCCTTGAACACCTGCCTCGGCTCGACGATGCTCGCTGCGAGCCCGCCGACGGACGCCACGTGGAGCCCAGTCAGCGTGTTGGCCGTGTCGAGGAAGGCGACGACGAACTCCTCGCGGTCGCGGTCGGAGAAGTACTCGGCGAGGACCGCCGCGGCGTCGGCGGGTGAGCGGACCTGGTCGCGCGTCGGGAACGTGAACGTCCGCTCGCGCACGAGCCGGGTGGTGTAGAGCGGGACGCCGGAGAACAGCGCGTCGCGGTAGGCGCCGTGGACGGTGCCCTCGACGTGCGCCTCAGACTGGCGGAGCGCGTGGGCAGGCTCTCGAACGACGGAATGAGGGCGATCTGCCAGAGGCTCAGGCACCGAGCCGTACAGCACGGTTCGACGGGCGAACCACGGCGCGTCGGTCTCGACGCGGCGGAGACGACCGCGCGCGGCGAGGCGGCTCGCGTGGTACCGCTCGCGGCGGTCGAGCGCGGGCTGGGGCACGACGGGCGCGCCATCGTAGCGGTCGCCGCCTTCGGACATCCTGGCCTCGATGTCGCGAAGCACGCGGAGATTGAGGGCCGTGACGCCGCCTGGGTGCGTCAGTCCATCCGGGTTCGGGGTCGCCATGATGACTCAGCAGACGCTCGGCCTGCGGGTCGCTCCGCACGGTCTCACGTCGCCCGCGGTGGGAGCGCCCCCGTCGGCCGACGCGCACTCGCGGTCGGCGGGGGTGCCTTGTGCTCCCTGTTGCCCCCCTCCTGTTGCGGCAAAAAAAAGAAGCCCGGCGACCACGCGGTCGCCGGGCTGAGGATGGGGGCTACGCATCGCCCCAGTCCGTTTCGGAGTACGCATCGGTCGTGTAGAGGAGGCTTCCGTAGTCCGAGGCTCCGAAGGAGCCGGGCGCGACGGTGTCTCGGTACGTGGCCCGGTAGGCGTACGGGCTCTCGTCGGCGACGGCGTGGGCCTCCGCCCAGGCCTTCCGGTCGTCGGCCCAATCGAGCCAGGCCGCCGCCGCTTGGTGCGCCCGGCTGATCGCAATGTGGACCTCCTCGGCCCGGCCATCGTCGGCCGGGATGCCTCCGGTCACGTGGTACCGAAGGACGGTGCCGGTCCCGTAGGCGTCCGACTCCAGCCGGATCAGAGGGGCCACCCACAGGGCGTCCTCCGGCGGCAGCTTGCCGAGCAGGTGCTTCCGGGTGTGCGTGCCCGTCCGGTCGGCGACTTCGAGGAAGAGGTGGACCTCGTCGGCCGTCGGATCATCGGGATCGACCTGGGCGATTCTGGCAACCAGTTCCGGGTACGTGTCTCCGCCAGAAGCTCGGGCCGCGAGCCGGGCCAGCCCAGCGGCCTCGCAGTCTTGGAGGCGCGATGGGAGAATGATTGACCGGCTACCGAGCCGGAAGCTCTCACGCAGGGCGTCTTCCTTCATGAGGTGCGGATGGAACTGGGGGCAGGACGCGCGCCGGAGCCAGCAGGCGAACCGGTACCAGGTACGGGCCTGAGCGTAGTGCGGACGGGAGTACGTGCGGGGCATAACGGGACCTCTTGGGATCGTGAGGGCCGCTGTGCCCGAGGACCCGAGTGGCCCCCGCTAGCCAGCGGCTTGATCCTTGCCAGCAGGCGTAAGGCCGGACAGCGCGGCTCGCCCGCGCGGTTGAGTCAAGGTGGAGCGCCCTCGCGCGGAGGGACCGTCGGGCAAATCGGTCTTCCGATTTGGTCGTCGCAGCGCGAGCACGGGGGCGACGACCTTGACGCTGTCCGGCCGTCGCCTAGCTTGCTGAAAACCGCTGCCACCACCCCGCCCCTCCTGCCGGTGTGCGGCCAGCGGACCGGCAGGGAGACCCGCCAGGTCCGGCAGGGCCTGACCGCCCCCCCCCTTACCACGTCTGGCGGCCGCTGCCGCCCACGCAGGCATCAGAGCAAGCGGCGCATCGCTTCTCGTCGTGTGGCCAGGCTCTCCTCTTCCGATACGATCCCTGACAGGCAATGGTAGGTTCGCTCTGCGGAGAGGGACAGCCACGCGCTGGCCTTCGATGAGCTGACCGCTGAACTCTCATGCCTTCTGTGGACCGACGTGACACGAACTGGTGCCTGATTACGGGGACGACGTCCTCGGGGAAGACCACGCTCTGTGAGTCGCTGTCGGGACGGGGGGCAATGGTGACGCCCGAGGTGACGCGGCTCTTGTTCTCATCGCTGATGGAAAGGGGAGTCACCCGCGAGCGCCTGGAGGCGAACGATCATGAGGTTCGCAATCTCGTCCTCGACCACGTGCTTCTCTTACACGAGAGACTCGCAGCTGCGTCCAGCGCGACGATCTTTTTCGATCGGGGGCTGATTGATCAGTTTGCCTTTTTTGGCATTTCCGGCATTGCCGATTCCTCCAGGATTGTGCGGGAGGCGACGACCGTTAGGTATCAACACGTCTTCGTGTTAGAGCCGCTCCAGTTCGTGCCCGATGGGATCCGAACGGAGGACCCTGAGAGACGGCGTCGCCTCCACGACCTCATCCTCAAATACAGCGAGGCCCTCGGGTACGATCCAATCCTGGTCCCAGCTCTGGCTCCAGAT from Rubricoccus marinus includes the following:
- a CDS encoding JAB domain-containing protein; protein product: MATPNPDGLTHPGGVTALNLRVLRDIEARMSEGGDRYDGAPVVPQPALDRRERYHASRLAARGRLRRVETDAPWFARRTVLYGSVPEPLADRPHSVVREPAHALRQSEAHVEGTVHGAYRDALFSGVPLYTTRLVRERTFTFPTRDQVRSPADAAAVLAEYFSDRDREEFVVAFLDTANTLTGLHVASVGGLAASIVEPRQVFKAAVLANAAAILLAHNHPSGNPEPSREDVAVTRQLVEAGKVMGIPVHDHLIIVPSTGTTDLSDDGAPSYTSLAERGLV
- a CDS encoding ATP/GTP-binding protein, which encodes MDRRDTNWCLITGTTSSGKTTLCESLSGRGAMVTPEVTRLLFSSLMERGVTRERLEANDHEVRNLVLDHVLLLHERLAAASSATIFFDRGLIDQFAFFGISGIADSSRIVREATTVRYQHVFVLEPLQFVPDGIRTEDPERRRRLHDLILKYSEALGYDPILVPALAPDDRVEFVLRAMGQLRPTGSHQRVADAVDAMRRSVESLDPRSILRLGCPTSS